From a single Fulvivirga ulvae genomic region:
- a CDS encoding ATP-binding protein, which produces MLFFKKLTIKNKLTAIILSVTISALLISFSFYSYYSYYNTRKAVLNQMDVTARLISEYCVGPLIFEDQNGGQDIIEKVASIPEISHAYILNKDNSLFAYYKGDQAIAPDTAMLLLNSEQYFRISKMVEYKKENYGSVLLLVPKSLVTQMVRKDVVYLLVIFTIIVILSVFFTNKLQGYISKPITRLADFAEDIAIHNDYSQSISHDEKGEIGYLYDRFNHLLFQVRKEEIEQLRINRALKLSKENYQNIFQNSIVGIFRIDVHSGKIIQANKRTWDILSMDPIFHDSIFKYFQKTENLWGLLRSLLNNGFIENSELKISTRDNYSVWISVSGRLNQKEGYFEGVIQDISEKKKNFIELQKVNFELDNFVYHASHDLRSPLRTILGLIHIAGLEKSRENIFKILGRVEVSIKRLDKLITDLLTFSRNGRIKGQIEEISIKRMIETSIEQIDPVKLDKIRVSVEVSEDSVFKSDPVRVGVVLNNLISNSVKYQVKGNPDQYMKIKADVTEESLVLQIEDNGEGIPAESLSKIFDMFYRASENSEGSGLGLYIVHNVLEKLGGQIHIASDPGRGTTVQVTLPNFANPQLSSLLSLLEDSP; this is translated from the coding sequence ATGCTGTTCTTTAAAAAACTAACCATAAAGAATAAACTGACGGCCATCATATTGTCCGTGACTATATCTGCCTTATTGATTAGTTTTTCATTCTATAGCTATTACTCCTATTATAACACCCGAAAAGCAGTGCTGAACCAGATGGATGTCACCGCCAGACTCATCAGCGAATACTGTGTGGGGCCGCTCATCTTTGAAGACCAGAACGGTGGACAGGACATCATTGAGAAGGTAGCCAGTATACCTGAAATAAGCCATGCCTATATACTGAATAAAGATAATAGTCTCTTTGCCTACTACAAAGGAGACCAGGCCATTGCTCCGGATACCGCCATGCTGCTGCTGAATAGCGAGCAATACTTCCGGATAAGTAAAATGGTGGAGTATAAAAAAGAGAACTACGGTTCAGTATTGCTCCTTGTGCCAAAGTCCCTTGTCACCCAGATGGTGAGAAAGGATGTAGTTTACCTTTTGGTTATTTTTACCATTATAGTCATTCTTTCGGTCTTTTTTACCAATAAACTACAAGGCTATATTTCAAAACCCATAACCAGGCTGGCAGATTTTGCCGAAGATATAGCTATCCATAATGATTATTCCCAAAGTATTTCACATGATGAAAAAGGTGAGATCGGTTATCTGTACGACAGGTTCAATCATTTGCTTTTCCAGGTACGAAAAGAAGAAATAGAGCAGCTAAGGATCAACCGGGCCTTAAAATTAAGTAAGGAAAACTATCAGAACATCTTTCAGAACTCTATAGTCGGAATATTCAGAATAGATGTGCATTCAGGCAAAATTATACAGGCAAACAAAAGAACCTGGGATATCCTTAGCATGGATCCGATTTTTCATGACAGCATCTTTAAATACTTCCAGAAGACCGAAAACCTTTGGGGTTTACTGAGATCATTGCTAAATAACGGGTTTATCGAAAACAGTGAGTTAAAGATATCAACCAGGGATAACTACTCCGTCTGGATAAGCGTTTCCGGGCGGCTAAACCAAAAAGAGGGGTACTTCGAAGGCGTAATACAGGACATTTCAGAAAAGAAAAAGAACTTTATAGAGCTACAAAAGGTAAATTTTGAACTTGACAATTTTGTTTACCACGCCTCACATGATCTAAGGTCTCCGTTGAGAACCATCCTGGGATTGATCCATATTGCAGGATTAGAAAAGTCCAGGGAAAATATATTTAAAATACTTGGGCGCGTGGAAGTCAGTATTAAAAGACTGGACAAACTTATAACCGATCTCCTGACGTTTTCAAGAAACGGCAGAATTAAAGGGCAGATAGAGGAGATCAGTATTAAGCGGATGATAGAGACTTCAATTGAACAAATTGATCCCGTTAAACTTGATAAAATAAGAGTTTCGGTTGAAGTTTCGGAAGATAGTGTATTCAAATCCGATCCGGTCAGAGTGGGCGTAGTTCTCAATAACCTTATAAGCAACTCCGTAAAGTATCAGGTAAAAGGGAACCCTGACCAATACATGAAAATAAAGGCAGATGTGACAGAAGAAAGTCTTGTACTCCAGATTGAAGACAATGGAGAGGGCATACCTGCGGAAAGCCTGAGCAAAATATTTGATATGTTCTATCGTGCTTCCGAGAATTCCGAAGGTTCCGGTCTTGGTTTGTACATAGTACATAATGTTTTGGAAAAGCTCGGTGGTCAGATCCACATTGCATCTGATCCGGGCAGGGGGACAACCGTCCAGGTAACACTGCCTAATTTTGCCAACCCTCAATTATCAAGCCTACTGTCCTTACTGGAAGATAGCCCTTAA
- a CDS encoding YfiR family protein, producing MRSFLKKYGPVILCFLCFNVEAPAQIGETRLKSIWLEKFSKFIEWPTSDTLDYFTITILGEGDINQYLYDIYKNRTIKNKPVKINVIDKIDSLENCNILFINTEQAKDLDKVLDKVRSKPILTIGDTQGFAKKGIIINFYLEQNKVRFELNISAAKSSGLDVDFRLLEAARIIKKI from the coding sequence ATGAGATCCTTTTTAAAGAAATATGGCCCTGTTATCCTGTGTTTTCTTTGCTTTAACGTTGAAGCTCCGGCTCAGATTGGCGAAACACGTTTGAAAAGTATCTGGCTCGAAAAATTTTCCAAATTCATAGAATGGCCTACCTCTGACACGTTAGATTACTTTACCATAACGATCCTGGGAGAAGGTGATATCAATCAATACCTGTACGACATTTATAAAAACCGAACTATCAAAAACAAGCCGGTTAAAATTAATGTCATTGATAAAATAGACAGCCTTGAAAACTGCAATATCCTTTTTATTAACACTGAACAAGCCAAAGATCTGGACAAGGTACTGGATAAAGTACGGTCAAAACCAATACTTACGATAGGTGATACCCAGGGTTTTGCCAAGAAGGGAATAATAATTAACTTTTATCTTGAACAGAATAAGGTCCGGTTTGAGTTAAATATATCAGCAGCTAAGTCCAGCGGCCTGGATGTTGATTTTCGTTTGTTGGAAGCTGCAAGAATTATAAAGAAGATATAA